A window of Actinomadura viridis genomic DNA:
AGGAGTTGAAGTCCTTGGCCGTGACGCCGTTGTCCTCCAGGTAGCGCGCGGCGGGCGTGCCCACCTTGATGGCGCCGGCCGGGGAGATGTGGTCGGTGGTGACCGAGTCGCCCAGCTTGGCCAGGACGCGGGCGCCGTGGATGTCGGTGACGGGGGCCGGCTCCATGCCCATGCCCTCGAAGTAGGGGGCCTTGCGGACGTAGGTGGAGTTGGGGTCCCACTCGAAGGTGTCTCCGGTGGGGATGGCCAGCTCCTGCCAGCGGGAGTCGCCCTTGAAGACGTCGGCGTAGTCCTGGAGGAACATGTCCTGGCCGATCGAGCCCTCGACGATCTCCTTGACCTCCTCGGCGGACGGCCAGATGTCGTTGAGGTAGACCGGGCCGTCGGTGCCCTCACCGATCGGGTCGTTGAGGATGTCGATGTCCATCGAGCCCGCGAGCGCGTAGGCGACCACCAGCGGCGGGGAGGCCAGGTAGTTCATCTTCACGTCGGGGTTGATGCGGCCCTCGAAGTTGCGGTTGCCCGACAGCACCGAGGTGACGGCCAGGTCGGCGTCGTTGATGGCCTGGGAGATCTCCTCCTGCAGCGGGCCGGAGTTGCCGATGCAGGTGGTGCAGCCGTACCCGACCAGGTTGTAGCCGATCTTGTCGAGGTACGGGGTGAGGCCCGCGCGCTCCAGGTAGCCGGTGACGACCTGGGAGCCGGGGGCCAGCGAGGTCTTGACCCAGGGCTTGCGGGTCAGGCCCTTCTCCACGGCCTTCTTGGCGAGCAGGCCCGCGCCGACCATGACGTAGGGGTTGGAGGTGTTGGTGCAGGAGGTGATCGCGGCGATCACGACCGCGCCGTGGTCGATCTCGAAGGTGGTGCCGTCGGCCAGGGTGACCGGGGTCGGCGTGTACGGCCGGCCGCCGCCGTCGGTGCCGTGCTCGCGCGGCTTGTCGCCCTCGCCGGCCTGGCCGATCGCCGGGGAGTCCGAGGCCGGGAACGACTCGTCGGACGCCTCGTCGGCCGGGCCGAGGATGCTGGAGACGTAGTTGCGCACGTCGCGGCGCCAGGTCTCCTTGGCCTCGGAGAGCGAGATGCGGTCCTGCGGGCGCTTGGGCCCGGCGATGGACGGGACGACGGTGGTGAGGTCGAGTTCGAGGTACTCGGAGAACTCCGGCTCCGCGGACGGGTCGAGCCACATGCCCTGCGCCTTGGCGTACGCCTCGGCCAGCGCGATCTGCTCCTCGCCGCGGCCGGTCAGCCGCAGGTAGGACAGGGTCTCGCCGTCGATCGGGAAGATCGCGCAGGTGGAGCCGAACTCGGGGCTCATGTTGCCGATGGTGGCGCGGTCGGCGACCGGCAGGGCGGCCACGCCCTCGCCGTAGAACTCCACGAACTTGCCGACCACGCCGTGCTTGCGCAGCATCTCGGTGATGGTCAGCACCAGGTCGGTGGCGGTGGTGCCGGACGGGAGCTTGCCGGTGAGCTTGAAGCCGACGACCCGCGGGATGAGCATGGAGATCGGCTGGCCGAGCATCGCGGCCTCGGCCTCGATCCCGCCGACGCCCCAGCCCAGGACGCCGATGCCGTTCTCCATGGTGGTGTGGGAGTCGGTGCCCACGCAGGTGTCGGGGTAGGCGACGCCGTCGCGGTCGAAGACGACCCGGGCCAGGTGCTCGATGTTGACCTGGTGGACGATGCCGGTGCCGGGCGGGACGACCTTGAACTCGTCGAACGCGGTCTGGCCCCAGCGCAGGAACTGGTAGCGCTCGCCGTTGCGCTCGTACTCGCGGGCCACGTTGCGCTCGAAGGCGTCGGGCGAGCCGAAGTAGTCGACGATGACGGAGTGGTCGATGACCATCTCGGCCGGCGCCAGCGGGTTGATCCTGGACGCGTCGCCGCCCAGGTCGCGTACGGCCTCGCGCATGGTGGCCAGGTCGACCACGCAGGGCACGCCGGTGAAGTCCTGCATGATCACGCGGGCCGGGGTGAACTGGATCTCCTTGCTGGGCTGGGCCTGGGAGTCCCAGCCGGCCAGCGCGCGGATGTGGTCGGCGGTGACGTTGGCGCCGTCCTCGGTGCGCAGCAGGTTCTCCAGCAGCACCTTGAGGCTGTAGGGGAGCCGGGCCGAGCCCTCGACGGCGTCCAGCCGGTAGATCTCGTACGACTTGTCGCCCACCTGCAGCGTGTTACGGCTGCCGAAGCTGTTCGCGGACACGGACTCCTCCTCCGTCACCGTCGCGCGTCCGGTCCGGGACATGATCGCGCGACGCTTGCGTCAACTGTCGATTCGCCGGCCCCCGGGCCCTCGCCCCGTACGCGCGAACGCGCTGGGACCACGGTGGGGCGGATTCTCGTCTCCCTGAATCCTGCCCTAGTGGTGATCCTGCTCGGGACCCGGGTCCGGCTAACTTCCGCGGCTTTTCCCTTGAGGGCAAGCCGTCTCGGATTTATCTCGACATCAAGTTACCTCAGTCGAGCGATCTTCGTCGCATCCGCAGCCGCGCCCTATCTCCGGCCCCGGGACTCGGGCCAGGGGTAACCGAGCGCTTCGGCATCCTCACGGCTGCCGCCCCTGACCTCCGCGTAGCGCTTCGGATCCTCCGCGCCGAGGCGCCGCAACACGGCCGCGGCCCGTTCCTCGGGTGGCGTCCCGTCGTCGGGGAGGTCCCATATGAACTGCAGCGAGGGCCCGTCCGTGAC
This region includes:
- a CDS encoding aconitate hydratase, which encodes MSANSFGSRNTLQVGDKSYEIYRLDAVEGSARLPYSLKVLLENLLRTEDGANVTADHIRALAGWDSQAQPSKEIQFTPARVIMQDFTGVPCVVDLATMREAVRDLGGDASRINPLAPAEMVIDHSVIVDYFGSPDAFERNVAREYERNGERYQFLRWGQTAFDEFKVVPPGTGIVHQVNIEHLARVVFDRDGVAYPDTCVGTDSHTTMENGIGVLGWGVGGIEAEAAMLGQPISMLIPRVVGFKLTGKLPSGTTATDLVLTITEMLRKHGVVGKFVEFYGEGVAALPVADRATIGNMSPEFGSTCAIFPIDGETLSYLRLTGRGEEQIALAEAYAKAQGMWLDPSAEPEFSEYLELDLTTVVPSIAGPKRPQDRISLSEAKETWRRDVRNYVSSILGPADEASDESFPASDSPAIGQAGEGDKPREHGTDGGGRPYTPTPVTLADGTTFEIDHGAVVIAAITSCTNTSNPYVMVGAGLLAKKAVEKGLTRKPWVKTSLAPGSQVVTGYLERAGLTPYLDKIGYNLVGYGCTTCIGNSGPLQEEISQAINDADLAVTSVLSGNRNFEGRINPDVKMNYLASPPLVVAYALAGSMDIDILNDPIGEGTDGPVYLNDIWPSAEEVKEIVEGSIGQDMFLQDYADVFKGDSRWQELAIPTGDTFEWDPNSTYVRKAPYFEGMGMEPAPVTDIHGARVLAKLGDSVTTDHISPAGAIKVGTPAARYLEDNGVTAKDFNSYGSRRGNHEVMIRGTFANIRLRNQLLDDVEGGYTRDFTQEGAPQSFIYDAAQNYAAQGTPLVVIAGKEYGSGSSRDWAAKGTALLGVRAVIAESYERIHRSNLIGMGVLPLQFKDGDSAGSLGLTGTETFEITGVEKLNEGGVPPEVTVRADGKEFKAVVRIDTPGEADYYRNGGIMQYVLRNLLRK